A window from Falco naumanni isolate bFalNau1 chromosome 3, bFalNau1.pat, whole genome shotgun sequence encodes these proteins:
- the LOC121085202 gene encoding transmembrane protein 14C-like, with product MAVDWLGFGYAALVASGGLVGYAKAGSVPSLAAGLFFGSLAGLGAYQLSQNPNNVWISLITSGTLTAVMGTRFYNSGKFMPAGLIAGVSLLMVGRLALKMLEKPLDK from the exons ATGGCAGTGGACTGGCTCGGCTTCGGCTACGCAGCCCTGGTGGCATCGGGAGGGCTCGTTGGCTATGCAAAAGCAG GTAGTGTCCCATCGCTAGCTGCTGGCCTTTTCTTTGGGAGTTTGGCTGGACTGGGTGCCTATCAGCTCTCACAAAATCCAAATAATGTTTGGATTTCTCTGa TTACATCTGGAACACTGACTGCCGTCATGGGAACAAGATTTTACAACTCTGGAAAATTCATGCCTGCAGGGCTAATTGCTGGTGTCAG TTTGTTAATGGTTGGAAGATTAGCACTGAAGATGTTGGAAAAGCCCCTTGATAAGTAG